The following DNA comes from Pseudomonas marginalis.
TGACAGCGCCAGCGCCTACCTGCACCTGCTTTACCAGAACAACGAACGGGCGCCGCACATCGACGGGCTCGCCCTGGCCTATGCGCATACCAAGGTGCTCGAAGTGCCGGACCGGCCCATTCGGCCCGAAGTCCTGCGCCCATTGCTCGCGGCCTGTCGCGACGGTTTGCGCCTGGAAACCGAGTACGTTTCGCTCAACACCCCAAACGTGGAAATCCGCCTGATTGCCCCGCACACCCTGGTGTACACCGGCATGCGCTGGCATGTACGCGCCTATTGCGAGAAGAACCGCCAGTACCGGGATTTTGTGTTGAGTCGCCTGCGAGGTGAGCCCGACCTGCTTGACGCGTCACAGAACACCCGGGAGCTGGACGAGGACTGGAATACCGAAGTACCGATCATCTTTACCCCCGATGGCCGCTTAAACGCCGCGCAGCAGGCAATCATCGAAACCGACTTCGGCATGACGGATGGGCAACTGGTGGTCGCCAGCCGCAAAGCACTGGTGAAGTATGTATTGCGCCGCTATCAGGTCGACCCGAGAAACCAGGCGACCAACCCGGAGGCCCAGCAGATCGTAGTCAGCAATATCAAGGAGCTACGGCCGTGGCTCATGCATGATTGAATGTGCGTTCACAGATTGACGCCCTGAGCCCCCAATCCCCCCTCAGCCCCCCTCTTCACCCTTGCCCAGGACATCTCCCCCGAAACCCTGCTGATCCAGGCCAGCGAAACCCTCGCCTCACTCAACGCCATGACCACCGACCTGGCCT
Coding sequences within:
- a CDS encoding WYL domain-containing protein; the protein is MKRKQSIEQVRWDLALRYRLIETVAWWEGRLTTGHLIQSFGISRQQASKDINTYINEHAPRNLTYDKQRKGYVPSKQFKPLFIDDSASAYLHLLYQNNERAPHIDGLALAYAHTKVLEVPDRPIRPEVLRPLLAACRDGLRLETEYVSLNTPNVEIRLIAPHTLVYTGMRWHVRAYCEKNRQYRDFVLSRLRGEPDLLDASQNTRELDEDWNTEVPIIFTPDGRLNAAQQAIIETDFGMTDGQLVVASRKALVKYVLRRYQVDPRNQATNPEAQQIVVSNIKELRPWLMHD